One segment of Marvinbryantia formatexigens DSM 14469 DNA contains the following:
- a CDS encoding YdcF family protein: MKKYYDYLTDFIFVEDAPQEADIIFIPGSGYGELALRAAELYHQKLAGQIVASGKYSILGDSFAGPLSPQEYVGKSYETESDFLTAVLVERGVPRSAVLQEKQATYTYENAIYTAKLLEGRTIRRALLVCQAFHARRSLLYYKILFPETEILVCPVQTRGITKDNWYLDADRIDIVLGEVERCGGQFHEIMKERAAR; the protein is encoded by the coding sequence ATGAAGAAATATTACGATTATCTGACGGATTTTATTTTTGTGGAGGATGCGCCGCAGGAGGCGGACATCATTTTTATTCCCGGAAGCGGCTATGGGGAGCTTGCCCTGCGCGCCGCAGAGCTGTATCATCAGAAGCTGGCGGGGCAGATTGTGGCGTCCGGAAAATACAGCATCCTTGGGGATTCTTTTGCAGGACCGCTGTCTCCGCAGGAATATGTGGGAAAAAGCTACGAGACCGAGAGCGATTTCCTGACGGCGGTGCTTGTGGAGAGAGGCGTTCCGCGCAGCGCAGTCCTGCAGGAAAAGCAGGCAACCTACACCTATGAAAATGCGATATATACGGCAAAGCTGCTGGAGGGCAGAACCATCCGGCGGGCGCTGCTTGTCTGCCAGGCGTTTCATGCGCGCAGAAGCCTTTTATATTATAAGATTCTGTTTCCGGAAACGGAAATTCTGGTATGCCCGGTGCAGACACGCGGGATAACGAAAGATAACTGGTATCTGGATGCGGACAGGATAGATATTGTGCTCGGAGAGGTGGAGCGGTGCGGCGGACAGTTTCATGAAATCATGAAGGAGCGCGCCGCCCGCTGA
- a CDS encoding M14 family metallopeptidase, giving the protein MRTEDIYTLDGVYREPMRVQGYFFGKGKKAACIVGSLRGNEIQQLYVCSQLVKALEELEKKGAIAANNEILVIPAVNLYSMNIERRFWPLDNTDINRMFPGYSEGETTQRIAGGVFSRVKDYGYGIQFTSFYTPGDFVPHVRIMDTGHTNESLSNLFGLPYAVLRKPRPIDTATLNYNWQIWESSAFSVYTKETDCIDEASAQQAVAAVLRFLTRMGVIRYHSHSGYIASIIKEEELRTVHADAGGIYRRHAKPGDEVVCGEVMAEILHPYEGYVMSQVIAPVDGIVFFAHKKPLVREHEIVYRLIKRLHL; this is encoded by the coding sequence GTGAGAACAGAAGATATCTATACGCTGGACGGCGTTTACCGCGAGCCGATGCGCGTGCAGGGCTATTTTTTCGGGAAGGGGAAAAAGGCGGCGTGCATCGTCGGCTCCCTGCGCGGTAACGAAATCCAGCAGCTCTATGTGTGCTCGCAGCTTGTGAAGGCGCTGGAGGAGCTGGAGAAAAAGGGCGCGATTGCGGCAAACAACGAGATTCTTGTGATACCGGCGGTCAATCTTTATTCCATGAATATTGAACGGCGGTTCTGGCCGCTGGATAATACGGATATCAACCGGATGTTTCCAGGCTACAGCGAGGGAGAGACGACGCAGCGCATTGCCGGCGGCGTGTTCTCCAGAGTGAAGGATTACGGCTACGGCATTCAGTTTACCAGTTTTTATACGCCGGGCGATTTTGTTCCGCATGTGCGCATTATGGATACCGGACATACAAACGAGAGCCTCAGCAACCTGTTCGGGCTGCCGTATGCGGTTCTGCGAAAGCCCCGTCCGATTGATACGGCTACCCTGAATTACAACTGGCAGATATGGGAGAGCAGCGCGTTTTCCGTCTATACAAAGGAGACGGACTGCATTGATGAAGCTTCTGCGCAGCAGGCGGTTGCCGCCGTCCTGCGCTTCCTCACGCGCATGGGGGTAATCCGCTATCACAGCCACAGCGGCTATATTGCTTCTATTATAAAAGAGGAGGAGCTGCGCACCGTCCATGCGGACGCGGGCGGGATTTACCGCCGCCATGCAAAGCCGGGCGATGAAGTGGTGTGCGGAGAGGTGATGGCGGAGATCCTGCACCCTTATGAGGGCTATGTGATGTCGCAGGTCATCGCGCCTGTAGACGGCATTGTATTTTTCGCGCATAAAAAGCCGCTCGTGAGAGAGCACGAGATAGTGTACCGCCTCATTAAGCGGTTACATCTGTGA
- a CDS encoding M14 family metallopeptidase, translated as MILEVSKADLPVGEHLLIQKNRIQPEKLSGTEKRIAIVTGTHGDELEGQFVCCALQRRIAEHPEFLKGIVDIYPALNPLGIESITRSIPIFDLDMNRIFPGSREGGIAENCAADIIEDIKGADICVDIHSSNIFLMEIPQVRINEQTAKELVPLAKHLNVDFVWVHASATVLESTLAYSLNQAGVPTLVVEMGVGMRITRQYCDQLTEGLLNLMKELGMWEGETGPVIEPVISTDHHVGFINANASGIFVPSVEHGDYVREGQHMGDILHPLTGKTAERVCAPMAGMVFTRREYPIVYSGSLLARILGGVIS; from the coding sequence ATGATACTGGAAGTTTCCAAGGCAGATCTGCCGGTGGGCGAGCATCTGCTGATACAGAAAAACCGGATACAGCCGGAAAAGCTTTCGGGAACGGAAAAACGGATCGCGATCGTGACGGGCACGCACGGGGACGAGCTGGAGGGACAGTTTGTGTGCTGCGCCCTGCAGCGCAGGATCGCGGAGCATCCGGAATTTTTAAAGGGGATCGTGGATATTTATCCGGCGCTGAATCCGCTGGGGATCGAGTCCATCACGCGCAGCATCCCGATTTTTGACCTGGACATGAACCGCATCTTCCCAGGCAGCCGCGAGGGCGGCATTGCCGAGAACTGTGCGGCGGATATTATAGAGGATATCAAAGGCGCGGATATCTGCGTGGACATCCATTCCAGCAATATTTTTCTGATGGAGATTCCGCAGGTGCGCATTAATGAGCAGACGGCGAAAGAGCTGGTGCCGCTGGCAAAGCACCTCAATGTGGATTTTGTGTGGGTCCACGCCTCCGCAACGGTGCTGGAATCGACGCTGGCCTACAGCCTCAACCAGGCGGGCGTGCCGACGCTGGTCGTGGAGATGGGCGTCGGGATGCGCATTACGCGCCAGTATTGCGACCAGCTCACAGAAGGGCTTCTGAATCTGATGAAGGAGCTTGGCATGTGGGAGGGGGAGACAGGACCGGTGATTGAACCGGTGATTTCTACCGACCATCATGTCGGGTTTATCAACGCCAATGCCTCCGGTATTTTTGTGCCGTCCGTGGAGCACGGGGATTATGTGCGCGAGGGACAGCACATGGGAGATATTCTGCATCCGCTGACAGGAAAGACTGCCGAGCGGGTGTGCGCCCCGATGGCAGGGATGGTATTTACCAGAAGGGAATACCCGATTGTCTACAGCGGCTCTCTGCTCGCAAGAATTTTAGGAGGTGTAATCTCGTGA
- a CDS encoding transglutaminase-like domain-containing protein has translation MKTLDFYYRMRLDFEAPVREHDFALRYVPHTDSVQEITVRTKKVEPADWLCEETDTFGNHLYIGRCSREHDYFMYEVSGTARVDVSQRTREECRSCYSYPTRLTAYEPEVLAFLKRIRLPDCTNFEKACILMQYLYDHFTYESGVTNIDTTAGEALREGRGVCQDYAHIFIALCKCSHIPARYVAGLQIGEGATHAWAEIYDDGMWKGFDPTHNRFIDNVYIKLSHGRDYTDCILDRGVFYGRTGQKQEIYVNVEEIT, from the coding sequence ATGAAAACGCTGGACTTTTATTACCGGATGCGGCTGGATTTTGAGGCGCCGGTGCGGGAGCACGACTTTGCGCTGCGGTACGTCCCGCATACGGACAGCGTGCAGGAGATTACGGTCCGGACAAAAAAGGTGGAACCGGCGGACTGGCTCTGCGAGGAGACGGATACCTTCGGCAATCATCTGTACATCGGGCGCTGCAGCCGGGAGCATGACTATTTTATGTATGAGGTGTCCGGGACTGCGCGGGTGGATGTCAGCCAGAGGACGCGCGAGGAGTGCCGCTCCTGTTATTCCTATCCCACGCGGCTGACGGCGTATGAGCCGGAGGTGCTGGCGTTTCTGAAACGTATCCGGCTGCCGGACTGCACAAATTTTGAGAAAGCATGTATCTTAATGCAATATCTGTATGACCATTTTACGTATGAGAGCGGTGTGACGAACATTGATACGACCGCCGGGGAGGCTCTGAGAGAAGGGCGCGGTGTGTGCCAGGATTACGCGCATATTTTTATTGCGCTCTGCAAGTGCAGCCATATTCCGGCAAGGTATGTGGCGGGGCTGCAGATCGGGGAGGGCGCAACGCACGCCTGGGCGGAGATTTACGATGACGGCATGTGGAAGGGCTTTGACCCGACGCACAACCGTTTTATTGATAATGTTTATATTAAGCTGTCACATGGAAGGGATTATACTGACTGCATTCTGGACCGCGGCGTCTTTTACGGACGGACGGGGCAGAAGCAGGAAATATATGTGAATGTGGAGGAAATAACATGA
- a CDS encoding alpha-E domain-containing protein: MGTVSLEKMNHLFWLGRYTERVYTTLLLFDRYYDIMIDKDEHVYQEYCRRLAIPDIYTDRKQFTQSYLFSEQNPDSMYANLQRAFDNAVVLREEVSSEVLAYIQMSLDTLKAAQGGAAPVMELQKVTDYLLAFWGAADDYVENEESRNVIKCGKYLERLDLYFRFDSPVAMMEKEYSKLNNRMERVSLPCSKEHLDAFMDIAQKGERQRRYTEALELLGSAIGV; this comes from the coding sequence ATGGGTACTGTCTCATTAGAAAAAATGAACCATCTGTTCTGGCTGGGCAGATATACGGAGCGGGTCTACACGACCCTGCTGCTGTTTGACCGGTATTACGATATTATGATTGATAAGGATGAGCATGTTTACCAGGAATACTGCCGGAGGCTGGCGATTCCGGATATCTATACGGACCGGAAGCAGTTTACGCAGTCGTATCTGTTTTCGGAGCAGAATCCGGATTCTATGTATGCAAACCTGCAGCGCGCCTTTGACAACGCGGTGGTCCTGCGTGAGGAGGTGAGCAGCGAGGTGCTGGCGTACATCCAGATGTCGCTCGATACTCTGAAGGCGGCACAGGGAGGCGCGGCGCCGGTGATGGAGCTGCAGAAGGTGACGGATTACCTGCTTGCTTTCTGGGGAGCCGCGGACGATTATGTGGAGAATGAGGAATCCCGCAACGTGATAAAATGCGGAAAATATCTGGAGCGTCTGGATCTGTATTTCCGCTTTGACAGTCCGGTGGCGATGATGGAAAAAGAGTACAGCAAGCTGAACAACCGGATGGAACGTGTCAGTCTGCCGTGCAGTAAGGAACATCTGGATGCTTTTATGGATATCGCGCAGAAAGGGGAGCGACAGCGGCGCTATACAGAGGCGCTGGAGCTGCTGGGCAGTGCTATCGGGGTATAA
- a CDS encoding circularly permuted type 2 ATP-grasp protein, whose amino-acid sequence MRDLIDRADMINQLLARYGVKFGIYKNNTFHEQLFPFDAIPRVITRAEFEVMEKGLIQRVDALNLFLKDIYGKKQIVKDGVVPEEFVFSSKGYLPECENLLPPRGIYSHISGIDLVQARDKSWYILEDNLRIPSGASYPLIARELCRRAAPETFRHNGVVDNRDYAQLLKETMEHVSCGGIRVIMTPGRYNAAYFEHSYLAERTGSVLATGGDLFVEDNCLYYKDYGTRKQKVGVLYRRISDEYLDPCTFLPESLIGIPNLMSAYRAGNVAIVNAPGNGVADDKGIYYFVPKMIEYYLKETPVLKNAPTYLPYYEEDRRYVLENLEKLVIKDVSEAGGYGVVFGRDLDKEALEKMRHLIITQSRRFIAQEVIDFLDLEIMDGGERVERKADLRAFVLSGEKTRVWASGLTRFSRNPDSFVVNSSQGGGFKDTWVLSH is encoded by the coding sequence ATGAGAGATTTGATTGACCGGGCGGATATGATAAACCAGCTCCTGGCGCGTTATGGCGTGAAGTTTGGCATTTATAAGAACAACACGTTCCACGAGCAGCTTTTTCCGTTTGACGCGATTCCGCGGGTGATTACCAGGGCGGAATTTGAGGTGATGGAAAAGGGACTGATTCAGAGAGTTGATGCCCTGAACCTGTTTTTAAAAGACATTTACGGAAAAAAGCAGATTGTAAAAGACGGCGTGGTGCCGGAGGAGTTTGTATTTTCCTCGAAGGGCTATCTGCCGGAGTGTGAAAATCTGCTGCCTCCGCGGGGAATTTACAGCCATATTTCCGGAATCGACCTGGTGCAGGCGAGAGATAAGAGCTGGTACATTCTGGAGGATAACCTGCGGATTCCGTCCGGAGCTTCCTATCCGCTGATTGCGCGGGAGCTGTGCAGGCGGGCGGCGCCGGAAACCTTCCGCCATAACGGTGTGGTCGACAACCGGGATTATGCGCAGCTTCTGAAGGAGACGATGGAACATGTGAGCTGCGGCGGTATCCGCGTCATCATGACGCCGGGGCGCTACAACGCGGCGTACTTTGAGCATTCCTATCTTGCGGAGCGCACGGGCAGCGTGCTTGCGACCGGAGGAGATTTGTTTGTGGAGGACAACTGTCTCTATTATAAAGATTACGGAACCCGCAAACAGAAGGTGGGCGTGCTTTACCGGAGAATCTCCGACGAATATCTGGATCCCTGCACCTTCCTGCCGGAATCGCTGATTGGCATCCCGAATCTGATGTCGGCGTACCGGGCGGGCAACGTGGCTATCGTCAATGCGCCGGGCAACGGGGTGGCGGACGATAAGGGCATCTATTATTTTGTGCCGAAGATGATTGAATATTACCTGAAGGAGACGCCGGTTCTGAAGAATGCGCCGACCTATCTGCCGTATTATGAGGAGGACAGGCGCTACGTTCTGGAGAATCTGGAAAAGCTGGTAATAAAGGATGTCTCGGAGGCGGGCGGCTACGGCGTGGTCTTCGGAAGAGATCTGGATAAAGAAGCGCTGGAGAAGATGCGCCATCTGATCATCACACAGTCGCGGCGTTTTATCGCGCAGGAGGTCATTGATTTCCTGGACCTGGAAATCATGGACGGCGGAGAGCGCGTAGAGCGGAAGGCGGATTTGCGCGCATTTGTGCTTTCGGGAGAGAAAACGAGGGTCTGGGCGAGCGGTCTTACGAGATTTTCCCGGAACCCGGATTCGTTTGTAGTAAATTCATCGCAGGGAGGAGGCTTTAAGGATACATGGGTACTGTCTCATTAG
- a CDS encoding PLP-dependent aminotransferase family protein, which translates to MNELTISLDAKASRPLYEQIYEYIKQEIQNGNLPCRERLPSTRRLAQYLEVSRSTVTLAYEQLLSEGYIDNQPGSGYFVNDLEGLYRLPGEESFSGQPEREMQESWRYDFSPSGVDLGSFPHNTWRKISRELLMQENQSFFQLGAPAGEEELRRTIAAYVRQARGVRCQPQQIIIGAGNDYLLMLLNAILGKHTYALENPTYKKAYDIFRTLGQEAVAVETDESGMRVEALAASGAQVAYVMPSHQYPLGIVMPIGRRQQLLNWAAERDGRYVIEDDYDSEFRYKGKPIPALQGLDENGKVIYIGTFSKSIAPAIRISFLVLPQGLLERYRTRGSRFSSTVSRMDQKILAEFIRSGAYERHLNRMRSIYKGRHDALLEALKEFPEIFRVSGEYAGTHLLVTLPECISEERAVEAAKQQGVRVCGVRACCIGDYKPKETMLILGYANMHEEEICQAVRLLGKLYVKLASS; encoded by the coding sequence ATGAATGAATTAACCATCAGTCTGGACGCGAAGGCGTCCAGACCGCTTTATGAGCAGATTTACGAATACATCAAGCAGGAGATCCAGAACGGAAATCTGCCCTGCCGGGAGCGGCTGCCCTCCACCAGAAGGCTGGCGCAGTATCTGGAGGTGAGCCGCAGCACAGTGACGCTCGCCTACGAACAGCTTTTATCGGAGGGCTACATAGACAACCAGCCCGGCAGCGGTTATTTTGTCAATGATCTGGAGGGACTATACCGGCTTCCGGGTGAGGAGAGCTTCTCAGGCCAGCCGGAGCGGGAAATGCAGGAGAGCTGGCGGTACGATTTTTCGCCGTCCGGCGTGGATCTGGGCAGCTTTCCGCACAACACCTGGCGCAAAATTTCCAGAGAGCTGCTGATGCAGGAGAACCAGAGCTTTTTCCAGCTCGGAGCGCCGGCGGGGGAGGAAGAACTGCGCCGGACGATTGCCGCCTATGTGCGACAGGCTCGCGGTGTGCGCTGCCAGCCGCAGCAGATTATCATCGGCGCGGGAAACGATTATCTTCTGATGCTGCTGAATGCGATTCTTGGAAAACATACTTATGCGCTGGAAAATCCGACCTACAAAAAGGCGTACGATATATTCCGGACGCTCGGACAGGAGGCTGTGGCGGTGGAGACGGACGAATCCGGGATGCGCGTGGAGGCGCTCGCTGCCAGCGGGGCGCAGGTCGCTTACGTTATGCCCTCGCACCAGTATCCGCTTGGAATCGTCATGCCCATCGGGCGACGGCAGCAGCTTCTGAACTGGGCGGCGGAGCGGGACGGGCGCTATGTGATTGAGGACGACTATGACAGTGAATTCCGCTACAAGGGGAAACCGATTCCGGCGCTGCAGGGGCTTGACGAAAACGGAAAGGTGATTTATATCGGCACCTTTTCCAAATCGATTGCGCCGGCGATCCGTATCAGTTTTCTGGTGCTCCCGCAGGGGCTGCTGGAGCGTTATCGCACGCGGGGAAGCCGTTTTTCCTCCACGGTATCGCGCATGGACCAGAAAATCCTGGCGGAATTTATCCGCAGCGGAGCCTACGAGCGTCATTTAAACAGAATGCGCTCCATCTATAAGGGACGTCACGACGCGCTTCTGGAGGCGCTGAAGGAATTTCCGGAGATTTTCCGGGTCTCCGGCGAGTATGCCGGGACACATCTGCTTGTCACGCTGCCGGAGTGCATCAGCGAAGAGCGGGCGGTGGAGGCGGCGAAGCAGCAGGGAGTGCGTGTCTGCGGGGTCCGTGCCTGCTGTATCGGCGACTATAAGCCGAAAGAGACGATGCTGATTCTCGGTTACGCCAACATGCACGAGGAGGAAATCTGCCAGGCGGTAAGGCTTTTAGGAAAGCTTTATGTAAAACTTGCATCATCTTAA
- a CDS encoding glutamine--tRNA ligase/YqeY domain fusion protein: protein MEKETVSRNFIEQIIDKDIAEGKCDTVCTRFPPEPNGYLHIGHAKSILLNYGIAQQYGGKFNLRFDDTNPTKEKMEFVESIKADVAWLGADWEDRLFFASDYFEQMYEAAVTLIKKGKAFVCDLSAEEIRQYRGTLTEPGKNSPYRDRSIEENLRLFEEMRAGKYEDGEKVLRAKIDMASPNINMRDPVIYRVAHMSHHNTGDKWCIYPMYDFAHPIEDAIEGVTHSICTLEFEDHRPLYDWVVREVGYEKPPKQIEFAKLYLTNVVTGKRYIKKLVEDGIVDGWDDPRLVSIAALRRRGFTPESIRMFVDLCGISKSQSSVDYAMLEYCIREDLKLKRARMMAVLDPVKLIIDNYPEGEVEYLEVVNNLENPELGSRKVPFGRELYIEREDFMEVPPRKYFRLFPGNEVRLMNAYFVKCESFVKDETGRITEIHCTYDPASKGGNSPDGRKVKGTIHWVAAQTAVKAEVRLYENIIDEEKGVYNEDGSLNLNPDSLKVLKECYIEPELAKAQAYDSFQFVRQGFFCADARDSKPEALVFNRIVSLKSSFRLPKDETKA, encoded by the coding sequence ATGGAAAAAGAGACAGTTTCCAGAAATTTTATCGAGCAGATAATTGATAAGGACATTGCGGAGGGAAAATGTGATACGGTCTGCACGCGGTTTCCGCCGGAGCCGAACGGCTACCTGCACATCGGACACGCAAAATCCATTTTATTAAATTACGGAATTGCACAGCAGTACGGAGGAAAATTCAACCTGCGCTTTGACGACACGAATCCGACGAAGGAAAAGATGGAATTTGTGGAATCCATTAAAGCCGACGTGGCGTGGCTGGGAGCAGACTGGGAGGACCGTCTGTTCTTTGCGTCCGATTATTTTGAACAGATGTATGAAGCGGCGGTGACGCTGATTAAAAAAGGAAAGGCATTTGTGTGCGACCTGTCTGCGGAGGAAATCCGCCAGTACCGCGGCACGCTCACGGAACCGGGCAAAAACAGCCCTTACCGCGACCGCAGCATAGAGGAAAATCTGCGTCTCTTTGAAGAAATGCGCGCGGGAAAATATGAGGACGGGGAAAAGGTGCTGCGCGCGAAAATTGACATGGCGTCGCCCAACATCAATATGCGTGACCCGGTCATTTACCGCGTGGCGCATATGAGCCACCACAACACCGGCGATAAATGGTGCATTTACCCGATGTACGATTTCGCGCATCCAATCGAGGACGCCATCGAGGGCGTGACGCACTCCATCTGTACGCTGGAATTTGAGGACCACCGTCCGCTGTACGACTGGGTGGTGCGTGAGGTAGGCTATGAGAAGCCGCCGAAGCAGATTGAATTTGCAAAGCTTTATCTTACCAACGTCGTCACCGGAAAGCGCTATATCAAAAAGCTGGTGGAAGATGGCATCGTGGATGGCTGGGACGATCCGCGTCTGGTATCGATTGCCGCCCTGCGGCGTCGCGGCTTCACGCCGGAATCCATCCGGATGTTTGTGGACCTCTGCGGCATTTCCAAGAGCCAGAGTTCGGTGGACTACGCGATGCTGGAATACTGCATCCGCGAGGACCTGAAGCTGAAGCGGGCGCGCATGATGGCGGTGCTCGATCCGGTGAAGCTGATTATCGACAACTACCCGGAGGGTGAGGTGGAATATCTGGAGGTTGTCAACAATCTGGAAAATCCGGAGCTCGGTTCCCGCAAAGTGCCGTTTGGCAGGGAGCTTTATATCGAGAGAGAGGACTTCATGGAGGTTCCGCCGCGCAAATATTTCCGTCTGTTTCCGGGGAACGAGGTGCGCCTGATGAATGCGTACTTTGTGAAATGCGAAAGCTTTGTGAAGGATGAGACGGGCAGGATCACGGAGATCCACTGCACCTACGACCCGGCGTCAAAGGGCGGCAACAGCCCGGACGGACGCAAGGTGAAGGGCACGATTCACTGGGTTGCCGCACAGACAGCCGTAAAGGCGGAGGTGCGTCTGTATGAAAATATCATCGACGAGGAAAAGGGTGTTTACAACGAGGACGGCAGCCTCAATCTGAACCCGGATTCGCTGAAGGTGCTCAAAGAGTGCTATATCGAGCCGGAGCTGGCAAAGGCGCAGGCTTACGACAGCTTCCAGTTTGTCCGTCAGGGCTTCTTCTGCGCGGATGCGCGCGATTCGAAGCCGGAGGCGCTGGTGTTTAACCGCATTGTCTCCTTAAAGAGCTCCTTCCGTCTGCCGAAGGATGAAACAAAAGCATGA
- a CDS encoding glycoside hydrolase family 13 protein: MEKKWWKSSVVYQIYPRSFCDSNGDGIGDLNGIRSKLWYLKELGIDVIWLSPVYQSPNDDMGYDISDYQAIMKEFGTMEDYDRMLELAHELGIKIMMDLVVNHTSDEHAWFVESRKSKDNPYRDFYIWRDGKDGKEPNNWGSCFGGSAWKYDGATDQYYLHLFSQKQPDLNWENEAVRKSVFDMMTWWCDKGIDGFRMDVISLISKVPGLPDGTVGKSGYGDFGPYCANGPRVHEYLQEMNRKVLSRYDLITVGECSGVTVEEAKKYASSSGKELNMVFQFEHMDLDGGESFKWNHKKIKLSELKAVMSKWQTQLQGKAWNSLYWCNHDQPRIVSRMGNDSLKYREVSAKMLGTCLHMMQGTPYIFQGEELGMTNYPFTSLDEFRDIESINVYHELTEKGIVSPEEMFDYISYKGRDNARTPMQWDDSEHAGFTKGTPWIAVNPNYKEINAKEQLERADSVFHYYQKLIALRKQYDIIVYGDYELLLPESEEIYSYIRSLEEQKLLVICSFTEQKISYEVPENLRGRNGKILISNYDRARVQDSVTLEPYECMAVLYQDRSAAEW; the protein is encoded by the coding sequence ATGGAAAAAAAGTGGTGGAAAAGCAGTGTTGTATATCAGATTTACCCGCGGAGCTTTTGCGACAGTAATGGGGATGGAATCGGCGATCTGAACGGAATACGGTCAAAATTGTGGTATTTAAAGGAACTGGGAATCGACGTAATCTGGTTAAGTCCGGTGTACCAGTCGCCCAATGACGATATGGGCTATGATATCAGCGATTACCAGGCGATTATGAAGGAATTCGGAACGATGGAAGACTACGACCGTATGCTCGAACTGGCACACGAGCTTGGAATTAAGATAATGATGGACCTTGTGGTCAATCATACCTCCGATGAACATGCATGGTTCGTGGAAAGCCGGAAATCAAAAGATAATCCGTACCGTGATTTTTATATATGGAGAGACGGAAAGGACGGAAAAGAACCGAATAACTGGGGGTCCTGCTTTGGCGGTTCGGCGTGGAAATATGACGGGGCGACAGACCAGTATTATCTGCATCTGTTTTCACAAAAGCAGCCGGATCTTAACTGGGAGAATGAGGCTGTAAGAAAAAGTGTGTTCGATATGATGACCTGGTGGTGCGATAAGGGCATCGACGGCTTCCGGATGGACGTGATCAGCCTGATATCGAAGGTGCCGGGGCTTCCGGATGGAACGGTGGGGAAAAGCGGATATGGAGATTTCGGACCATATTGTGCAAACGGACCGAGAGTACACGAGTATTTGCAGGAGATGAACAGGAAGGTCTTATCCAGGTATGACCTTATCACAGTTGGAGAGTGCTCCGGGGTTACGGTAGAAGAGGCGAAAAAGTACGCTTCCTCTTCGGGAAAAGAGCTCAATATGGTGTTCCAGTTTGAGCATATGGATCTTGACGGCGGAGAAAGCTTTAAATGGAATCACAAAAAGATAAAGCTGTCGGAGCTTAAAGCGGTTATGAGCAAATGGCAGACACAGCTCCAGGGAAAGGCGTGGAACAGTCTCTACTGGTGCAACCATGACCAGCCGAGAATTGTTTCCCGTATGGGAAATGATAGTCTTAAGTATCGCGAGGTATCCGCAAAGATGCTGGGCACTTGCCTGCATATGATGCAGGGAACTCCCTACATTTTCCAGGGAGAAGAGCTGGGAATGACAAATTATCCATTTACATCGCTGGATGAATTCCGGGACATTGAAAGCATTAATGTCTACCATGAGCTCACAGAAAAGGGAATTGTCTCACCGGAAGAAATGTTTGATTATATAAGCTATAAAGGAAGGGACAATGCGCGCACTCCGATGCAGTGGGATGACAGCGAACATGCCGGATTTACAAAAGGAACCCCGTGGATAGCGGTAAATCCGAATTATAAGGAAATTAACGCGAAGGAACAGCTGGAGAGAGCGGATTCGGTATTTCACTATTATCAGAAGCTGATTGCGCTGCGCAAACAGTACGATATCATTGTGTATGGAGATTATGAATTACTGCTGCCGGAAAGCGAAGAAATATATTCTTATATCCGCAGCCTGGAAGAGCAGAAGCTCCTGGTGATCTGCAGCTTTACGGAGCAGAAGATATCTTATGAAGTGCCGGAAAATTTGCGGGGAAGAAATGGGAAAATACTGATTTCCAATTATGACCGGGCCAGGGTGCAGGATTCTGTGACGCTGGAGCCTTATGAATGTATGGCAGTTTTGTATCAGGACAGATCCGCAGCAGAGTGGTAA